The genomic window TTGCCGCGGGTTTCCTTTTGTTTCATGCCGGGAGTGAAACCGCCGCCCTGCAGCATGAAGCCATCGATGACGCGGTGGAAGATCACGCCGTCGTAGAAGCCATCGCGCACGTACTGTTCGAAGTTGGCAGCGGTCTTGGGCGCCTTGTCGTAGTCGAGTTCGATGGAGATGTCGCCGTGGTTGGTCGAAAGAATAATCATTGCTTTACTTCCTGGGGGTTCTATTTTACGTGATCGGGGGGATCTTGAATAATCCGGCATTATACCCAAGGAGGCTTTCCGACAATACTCACCTACAGCGAACTGCCTGAGTTTGGCTTTTTTTTATGCTGTTTTTCGTTAAATAGAACCACTATTCGTCTTAAAACATCCCAAAAACCAGCTTAAACCAGAGAGCTCTCGCTACGGCCTGCATTATCGGACAGCCTCCTAGGGGCCTGTATCGCTGCGCGTTAGTGTGATCAGCGGCCCGATACGTTTATAATGCTGCGACTTTTCATGCCGTCAGGACAGACTGGACACCAAGCCGACTATGAGCAAGCAAGAACACGTCAAGCCTACAAATTTTATCCATCAGATCATCGAGAGCGACATCGCAGACGAGAAGGTCGCCGGTGGTCAGGTCGTGACACGCTTCCCGCCAGAGCCTAACGGTTATCTGCATATCGGTCACGCCAAGTCGATCTGTCTGAATTTTGGCACTGCTGCCAAGTATCAGGGCCTGTGCAACCTGCGTTTTGACGATACCAACCCCGAAAAAGAGAGCCAGGAATACATCGACGCCATCGCTGAAGATGTACGCTGGCTGGGCTTCAAGTGGGACGGCGATATCCGTTACACCTCGGACTATTTCGAACAGCTGTACCAGTGGGCGCTGTACCTGATCGCCAACGGCAAGGCTTATGTCGACAGCCTGAGCGCCCACGAAATGCGCGAGTTCCGCGGCAATCTCACCGAGCCTGGCAAGAACAGCCCGTACCGTGAGCGCAGTGTTGCGGAAAACCTTGAGCTGTTTGAGCGCATGCGTAATGGCGAGTTCGACGAAGGCGACTGTGCTCTGCGCGTCAAAATCGATATGGCGGCGCCGAACATGAACCTGCGTGATCCGGTAATCTACCGTATCCGCAAGGCGCACCATCACCAGACCGGCGACAAATGGTGCATCTACCCGTCCTACGACTTTGCCCACGGCCAGTCCGATGCGCTGGAAGGGGTGACGCACTCCATCTGTACGCTGGAATTCGAAGATCACCGTCCGCTGTACGACTGGTTCATTGCCAATCTGCCGGTGCCGGCCCAGCCGCGCCAGTATGAATTTGCCCGCCTGAACCTGAACTACACCATCACCAGCAAGCGCAAGCTCAAGCTGCTGGTCGACGAACAGCACGTATCCGGTTGGGACGATCCCCGCATGCCGACGATTTCCGGCCTGCGTCGTCGCGGTTTTACCCCGGCCTCCATTCGCAATTTCTGCGACATGATCGGCGTCACCCGCTCCAACGGTGTGGTCGACATGGGCATGCTGGAATCCGCCGTGCGGGATGATCTTGATGCCAATGCACCGCGCGCCATGTGCGTAACGCGCCCGCTCAAGGTGACGGTAAGCAACTTCGCCGAAGGCGAGGAAGAGTGGTTCGAATTGCCGGCTCATCCGAAAGATGAGTCCATGGGGCTGCGCAAGGTGTCCTTTGGTCGCAACCTGCTGATCGAACAGGAAGACTTCGAAGAAGAGAAACCGCGCAAGTGGAAGCGCCTGGCACCGGGCGATGCCGTGCGCCTGCGCGGCGCTTACGTGATCACCTGTAATGAAGTGATCAAGGATGCCGCGGGCAATCTGGTTGAGCTGATCTGCAGCTATGATCCGGCCACCAAGGGTGAAAACCCCACGGGCTACAAGCCCAATGGCGTGATTCACTGGGTCAATGCCGATCATTCAGTGCCATGCGAAGTGCGCCTGTATGATCGTTTGTTCACCGAAGCGAATCCCGAAGCCGACAAGGCGGTGGATTTCCAGACCCATCTTAATCCTGGGTCGCTGGAAATACTGACCGACAGCCGCGTAGAAATCGGCCTCAAACACGCGGTGGCAGAAGCCCACTATCAGTTTGAGCGTCTGGGGTATTTCTCGGTCGACAAAGACTCCGACGAAAGTCGCCTGGTGCTTAACCGTACCGTAACACTGCGCGACTCCTGGGTGAAAATTCAGGGCAAGTAAGCACGCGACGAAAGCCGCCTGGTGCTTAACTGTACTGTCACGCTGCGCGCTCTTCGTCGAACGGACGGGGTGAAGATTCAGGGCAAGTAAGCACGCTTTAAAGCACGATAAAACGCCTGATCCCGGCAGCGGGGTCAGGCGTTTTTGTGTTCAGGGTTTGAGTGCTCTAGCAACAGAGGTTCTGGCAGTGCTTTACCAGCGCGCTATCTGTGCCAGCACCCAGTCGGGATCGTCGTGGGGCAGGTCGTGGCCGGCGCTCGGATGGATGCCAAGCGGCGCCCGCCAGTGATTGGCGATGGCGGCGCTGCAGGCGGGGTTAACCAGGGCATCGTTGCGAGAACAGAGGATGAGCGCCTTGGCTGCAGGCAGGCGCCCGCCGCTGCGATAGCAACTCGCCGCCCGAAACTGGCGCAAGACATTGCTGCGGCTCACCGGGTACTCCCGGGCATAACTGAGCCACTGGGCGAGCGTTGTATCCGCGTGGCGGCGACAACTGAGGCGGTAGATCAACGCCTCGCGCCCGGCGGTATCGAGCAGCAGCGCGCGGGCGATACAGGGCAATGCGCCTGGGCGCAGGCGCTGCCAGGGCGGACTCAGGTCACCCAGACTGCCGTTAATCAGCACCAGACTGGCAATCTCTTGCGGGTAGTGCAGCCCCCATTCAGTGGCAACCATGGCGCCCATCGACAGGCCAAGCAGCCGCAGGGGTGCATGAGCGTGCAGAAGACGCAGCTCAAGGCGCAGATGTTCGACCAGGTCACTCAGGTGTAATGGGCTTTGCCGCCGATACAGCTGGCCGTTGCCGGGCAGGTCGGGGCACAGCACCCGTGCCTGCAAATGATCCGCCAGGCGCTGGCCAAAGTCGCCCCAGTGGCGCTGCTCCCGGGTCAGTCCGCGCAACAGTACCCAGCAGGGCAGCGCCATCGCATCACTTGGCTCCTGTTGGGCTTCGGGGTTGAGCCTTGAGCGCGGGGTGAATTCTGTCAGCGTCTGGCTCATGGGCGCTCGATGTCTTTGTACCAGCGTTGCAATGCGCGCTGCTGCTGGATATCGCGGGCGTGTCCTTCGGGCAGCCACTGCTGCCAGGAACGCACCGCCCGGATCATGAAATCGAACAGGGAGTTGTGATGGCGCAGGATACGCCGTTGCCGGTGTGGCACCAGGGGATTGAAGAGCCCGTTGAAGCTGCTGAGCTGACGCAGGTTCTTGCGTACCCAGAGCCAGGAGCCCAGCTCCAGGGTTAATGGCAGGAAGACAGGTTTCTGGCCCGTGCTGTCTGTGTGGCGCAGCAGGTGTTGATAATACAGATGGTCCCAGAGGTCACCGTGGGTGCGGTACTGGTGACACTGGGGTTCGAGCAGGTAGCGATGGTGCGGATTGGCGCTTTCGTAGAGTTCCATCAGGGCCTGTAATTCGCCGAGTTGCTCCAGCGGGCGCGTGCTGCCGGCATAGGGAAACCAGAGCCGGTCGCGCATGCCAAAACCGGAGTGGCAATCCAGCGACAGGCAAAAGGGCGCGCCGCCGATTTCGCGGTTCACCAGCGCACAGAGCGCGGCAGACTCCGCTTGCATGGGCTCGTTAAGCGCACCGCGATACCAGGGCAGCCAGGCGCCGATGCGGTGGCCCGACAGCAGCCAGGCCCCCGGTTCTTCGGCATTGTGCGGGGCATTGCGCATCAGGTCGACACCCTTGCCATTGGAACGTGATCCCCGTGCCATGCCAGCGGGGTTCAGCAGCGGGCAAAACACCAGACGGATATGTTCAAGATCCTGCTGCAGCCCCTGATCCCAGGGCAGTCGCGACAGCAGCGCATCGAGCTGAGTCAGCAGCAGCTGGGTACCGATGCGCTCCACGCCGTGAATGCCGCCGCACAGCAGTAATACCGGCGCCTGTGGGTCCGGGTTGCCGAGTTTTAGCGCATAGAGCGGATAGCGCCCGGCGCCGTCGGTCACCTCTGTCAGCAGCGAGACATCGAGCTGGCTGCCGCCACGCGCGATCAGCCGTTGCAGTTCATCCAGTTCCGGCAGTGGGCGCTGAGTATCCTGTCTGGCGTTCATCCGTTGATCAGTCTGGGGTGTGCCAGGCAGTGCGCCAGGGCAGAAAATACGATGCGGAACAGATTCAGCGGTGTCATGGGTGTCCGGGTAATAAAGGCCCTGTTCGTGCAACAGGGCAACCAGGGGATGCCCTGTTTATAGGCGTGCAGTTTAGCTGCTATGCTCGCGGGCGTTAGCAGCGTCACAAAGGGTTCACACAGTGGTTTTGAGCAGGGTGCAATCGGTAGTGGTGGGTGCGATAGAAGGGCGTGTGGGAAGCGGGGCGACATTGGTGCGCTCGGTGGCTGTGATGGCAGTACTGCTGCTCGCGGCGGGCTGCTCCACGCTGGACGGGGCGGCACCCGGCGAGGCAGGGACGGGATCTGAGAAAACGACGCAGGCAGCGGCAGTCACTGTGGGACAGCAACCTGACATGTCGCCTCAGGCGCCCGTTCAGGTGCAGTCCGTTCAGGCTCCTTCAACTCAGGTGCCGTCCCCCAAAGTGAAGGGTGCGGCCACAGTGCCGAGTGCCCCTGGGACGCCCGCAGAACAGCAAAGGCCTGCGAAGGCATCAGCCGTGGCCGAAGTGCAGCGTCTGGCGCTGCTGCCCGCTGCCGTGCTTGAAACCTCTGGGCTGGCGCAGATAGAAGGTCGCCTCTGGACGCTCAACGACAGTGGCGATGATGCCGCTATCTATCAGCTCTCACGCGATGGTCGCGATATCGCCAAGACGCTTTATCTGGCGGGGGCGCGCAATATCGACTGGGAATCCCTGGCGGTGGATGCTGACACTTTGTATATCGCCGATTGCGGCAATAACCGGGGCCGCCGTGAAGCGCTGCAGCTCTATCGGATTGCGCTCGATGCGCTCAGCGCACCGGATGGCAGCCGAGTCGAGTATGACGTCAGCCGTTTTCGCTACGGTCAGCGGCTTGAAGTGAAGGCATCGGGCGATCATAACTTTGATTGCGAGGCCGTCACGGTGGTTGAAGACGAGCTCTGGCTGTTCAGCAAGAACCGCGGGGATGGGCATACAGAGCTGTATCGGTTAGACAGGCGGGCACGAGAACAGGCGGTGTTTCCGCTTCGCAGCTATCCGGTCAACGGGCTGATCACGGCGGCGGACTATGATCCGGTATCCAGGCGCCTGGTATTGCTGGGCTACAGCCGCGAACGCTTCTTTGGTCACAGCTTTATCTGGTTTATACCGTTATCTAATAACGGGAATAGCGGTCAAAAGCTGGCACCGGACTGGAGCGGGGCGCAGCGCTACAGGCTAAGTACCTATGCTCAGTGGGAGGCTATCAGCTGGGATGGCCCCAGCAGGCTTGTACTCAGTGCCGAGCGCAGCCCCTTGTCGGACGCACAGCTGGGTGAAATTCGCCTCGATTCCCAAGGCGTGCCACAGGCGCCTGTGGCGGACCCGGACGACCCTGCACTCTGGTAGCAAATCCGGCGCACCATTGCGCAATCAATTGATTTATAATGGCGCCCATACGTGCTGCGGGGCAGGCCTCAGGGCTCTTGAACCGTTGGCGGAATCCCGAATCTGACTCAAAAGCTGGTTTGATGCTGCAAATCTATAACACTCTGAGCAAGGATAAAGTGCCCTTCGAGCCGATCGACGCGGGCAAAATTCGCATGTATGTCTGCGGCATCACGGTCTATGACTTCTGTCATATCGGCCATGCCCGCGTCATGGTGTCCTTCGATGTCATTACCCGGTACCTGCGCGCCCGGGGTTGGGATCTGACCTATGTGCGCAACATCACCGATGTGGACGACAAGATCATCAAGCGTGCGGCCGAAAACGGCGAAACGCCCGAGACTCTGACCAGTCGCATGATCGAGGCCATGCACGAAGACGAAATCCGTCTGTCGGTGCTGCGTCCGGATATGGAGCCCCGTGCCACCGCCCATATAGATGATATCCTCGCGCTGGTGCAGACCCTGATCGAAAAGGGCTTTGCCTATGCGGCCAGCAATGGCGATGTCTATTATCGGGTCGAGAAATTTGAAGGCTACGGCAAGCTGACACGTCAGAACATCGATGAATTGCGCTCCGGCAGCCGGGTCAATGTTGAGGAAGCCAAGGAAAGCCCGCTGGATTTCGTGCTCTGGAAAGCGGCCAAGCCCGGCGAGGTTAGCTGGGAGTCGCCCTGGGGGCCAGGTCGCCCGGGTTGGCATATCGAGTGCTCGGCCATGTCCAAGTGCTGCCTGGGCGATACCTTCGACATTCACGGTGGCGGCCCTGATCTGCCGTTCCCGCATCATGAAAACGAGATTGCCCAGTCGGAAGCCGCCAACGGCGTGCAGTACGTCAACACCTGGATGCATGCAGGCCCGGTACGGGTTAACAGCGAAAAAATGTCCAAGTCGCTGGGCAACTTCTTCACCATTCGTGACGTGCTTGAAAAGTATGACGCTGAAGTGGTGCGCTACTTCCTGGCCAGCGTGCATTATCGCAGCTACATCGACTACAGCGAAGACAGCCTGAAAGAAGCCCGCAGCGCGCTGGAGCGTTTCTACCAGGCGCTGGGCTCGGTGGAATGTGCCGACGCTGAGCCGGACAATGACTTCGAAGCCCGTTTCTTTGCCGCCATGGATGATGACTTCAATACACCCAAGGCACTGGCGGTGCTGTTTGAGCTGGTCAGCGAGCTGAACCGCGCGGTGCGCGAAGGCAGCCTGGAGGCCGGCAAGCTGGCGGCGCAGCTCAAGCGTCTGGGCGGCATTATAGGGCTTTTGCAACAGAGCCCGGATGTATTTCTCAAAGGTGAAGACCGAGCGGGCGAGCTGAGTGCCGAGCAGATTGAGGCCCTGATTCTGCAGCGCAAGGATGCCCGCAGCAATCGCGATTTTGCACTTTCGGACAAGATTCGTGATGACCTCGCGGCCCAGGGTGTCATCCTCAAGGATGATCGCTCCGGTACCAGCTGGTACCGCGAGGGCTGATATCCCTGTTGCAATGAGTGATTAAGGCGGCCAAGGCCGCCTTTTTTACATCGCTATCCGGGTGTCCTGGACGCCATATTCAGTTTTAATTCACTCAGGTTTCTTACCCTCGTGGGCATGACTCTCATACTCTTCTGCAAGCGCCCGCGCCTCGGCATTGGCAAGCAACGCCTGGCGCGGGTCCTCGGCCAACAGGGCGCCTTTCGTATCGCGGATATGCTGCACCAGTGCGCGCTGGCCCAGCTCGCCAGCTGGCCCGGTCGCAGCGTGATTGCCTGCGCCGATGCCGCCGATTGCGACAGCTATCAAGCTGAACACCCCTGGCTTGATACGGTGATTGCCCAGCAGGGAGACAATCTCGGTCAGCGTATCAATCACGTGGAACGCCAGTTACGTGCAGCAGGACATGAGCGGCTGATTATCATCGGCTCGGATATGCCAGAGCAGACCCCCGATCAATTGCTGGCGGCGGCCGAAAAGCTTGCTCAGCACGACATAGTGCTGTCTGGGGCCACCGACGGCGGCGTCACACTGATGGCGGCCGCAGTGGCCTGGCCGGATCTCGATGCACTGCCCTGGAGTACGCCGGAGCTGGGTCAGGCGCTGGTGCAGTGCTGCGAGCAGGCAGGGCTTTCGGTCGGCTGGGTGACGCCCTGTGATGATGTCGATCTGGTTGCAGACCTGCGCCGGCTGCGCGCATCTCTTGTCGATGATCCACGCGCGCCGCAACAGGCGCTACGTAAACTTATACAGGAACTTGTTTGATGGAACCTATTCGCAGTCGCGACTGGTATAGCACTCCCGAAGGTCAGCCCCGCGGCTACATTCGCCCCCATGCGCTGCGTGAATTGTGGTTTCACACCGGTACGGCCTGCAATCTGAGCTGCCCGTTCTGTCTTGAAGGTTCAAAGCCCGGGGATAATCGCCTGCAGCTGCTGAAGCTGGTAGACGCCGAGCCCTTTATCGACGAAGCTGCCGCAATGGGCGTGGAGCAGTTTTCCTTCACCGGCGGCGAGCCTTTTCTGGCGAAGGATCTGATACGCATACTGCAACGGGCGAGCGAGGTCGCGCCCTGCCTGGTGCTGACCAATGGCACCGATGCCCTGCACAAGCGCATTGATCAGCTGGATGTACTGCGTGACTCCGCTCATCCGGTGAGCTTTCGTGTCAGTATCGATTCAATCGACCGGGGCGAACATGATGAGGGCAGGGGTGAGGGCAATTTCGATCGTGCCTTTGAAGGTCTGCGCCTGCTGCACGCCAGAGGCTTTCATGTATCCATAGCCCGCCACATGAAGGTGGATGAGGATACCCCAAGCGTTGCCGCTCAGTACGCCGCCTTGCTGGTAGAGCAGGGCTTGCCGGCCGATCTCACCCAGGTGGCCTTTCCCGACTTTCTCCCCCCGGGTAGTCACGCCGATGTGCCGGGCGTTACGACGCACTGCATGACCCAGTTCCAGAGTGAGGCAAGTCGGCGCAATTTCATGTGTGCCTTCAGCAAGATGGTGCTCAAGCAAAATAACCGCATGCGGGTCTATGCCTGCACCCTGGTGGATGATGATCCCGAGTACGACCTGGGCCTCACCCTG from Marinobacterium aestuarii includes these protein-coding regions:
- a CDS encoding glutamine--tRNA ligase/YqeY domain fusion protein, whose protein sequence is MSKQEHVKPTNFIHQIIESDIADEKVAGGQVVTRFPPEPNGYLHIGHAKSICLNFGTAAKYQGLCNLRFDDTNPEKESQEYIDAIAEDVRWLGFKWDGDIRYTSDYFEQLYQWALYLIANGKAYVDSLSAHEMREFRGNLTEPGKNSPYRERSVAENLELFERMRNGEFDEGDCALRVKIDMAAPNMNLRDPVIYRIRKAHHHQTGDKWCIYPSYDFAHGQSDALEGVTHSICTLEFEDHRPLYDWFIANLPVPAQPRQYEFARLNLNYTITSKRKLKLLVDEQHVSGWDDPRMPTISGLRRRGFTPASIRNFCDMIGVTRSNGVVDMGMLESAVRDDLDANAPRAMCVTRPLKVTVSNFAEGEEEWFELPAHPKDESMGLRKVSFGRNLLIEQEDFEEEKPRKWKRLAPGDAVRLRGAYVITCNEVIKDAAGNLVELICSYDPATKGENPTGYKPNGVIHWVNADHSVPCEVRLYDRLFTEANPEADKAVDFQTHLNPGSLEILTDSRVEIGLKHAVAEAHYQFERLGYFSVDKDSDESRLVLNRTVTLRDSWVKIQGK
- a CDS encoding alpha/beta fold hydrolase; translated protein: MSQTLTEFTPRSRLNPEAQQEPSDAMALPCWVLLRGLTREQRHWGDFGQRLADHLQARVLCPDLPGNGQLYRRQSPLHLSDLVEHLRLELRLLHAHAPLRLLGLSMGAMVATEWGLHYPQEIASLVLINGSLGDLSPPWQRLRPGALPCIARALLLDTAGREALIYRLSCRRHADTTLAQWLSYAREYPVSRSNVLRQFRAASCYRSGGRLPAAKALILCSRNDALVNPACSAAIANHWRAPLGIHPSAGHDLPHDDPDWVLAQIARW
- a CDS encoding M14 family zinc carboxypeptidase, producing MNARQDTQRPLPELDELQRLIARGGSQLDVSLLTEVTDGAGRYPLYALKLGNPDPQAPVLLLCGGIHGVERIGTQLLLTQLDALLSRLPWDQGLQQDLEHIRLVFCPLLNPAGMARGSRSNGKGVDLMRNAPHNAEEPGAWLLSGHRIGAWLPWYRGALNEPMQAESAALCALVNREIGGAPFCLSLDCHSGFGMRDRLWFPYAGSTRPLEQLGELQALMELYESANPHHRYLLEPQCHQYRTHGDLWDHLYYQHLLRHTDSTGQKPVFLPLTLELGSWLWVRKNLRQLSSFNGLFNPLVPHRQRRILRHHNSLFDFMIRAVRSWQQWLPEGHARDIQQQRALQRWYKDIERP
- the cysS gene encoding cysteine--tRNA ligase; its protein translation is MLQIYNTLSKDKVPFEPIDAGKIRMYVCGITVYDFCHIGHARVMVSFDVITRYLRARGWDLTYVRNITDVDDKIIKRAAENGETPETLTSRMIEAMHEDEIRLSVLRPDMEPRATAHIDDILALVQTLIEKGFAYAASNGDVYYRVEKFEGYGKLTRQNIDELRSGSRVNVEEAKESPLDFVLWKAAKPGEVSWESPWGPGRPGWHIECSAMSKCCLGDTFDIHGGGPDLPFPHHENEIAQSEAANGVQYVNTWMHAGPVRVNSEKMSKSLGNFFTIRDVLEKYDAEVVRYFLASVHYRSYIDYSEDSLKEARSALERFYQALGSVECADAEPDNDFEARFFAAMDDDFNTPKALAVLFELVSELNRAVREGSLEAGKLAAQLKRLGGIIGLLQQSPDVFLKGEDRAGELSAEQIEALILQRKDARSNRDFALSDKIRDDLAAQGVILKDDRSGTSWYREG
- a CDS encoding TIGR04282 family arsenosugar biosynthesis glycosyltransferase, whose protein sequence is MTLILFCKRPRLGIGKQRLARVLGQQGAFRIADMLHQCALAQLASWPGRSVIACADAADCDSYQAEHPWLDTVIAQQGDNLGQRINHVERQLRAAGHERLIIIGSDMPEQTPDQLLAAAEKLAQHDIVLSGATDGGVTLMAAAVAWPDLDALPWSTPELGQALVQCCEQAGLSVGWVTPCDDVDLVADLRRLRASLVDDPRAPQQALRKLIQELV
- a CDS encoding radical SAM protein, giving the protein MEPIRSRDWYSTPEGQPRGYIRPHALRELWFHTGTACNLSCPFCLEGSKPGDNRLQLLKLVDAEPFIDEAAAMGVEQFSFTGGEPFLAKDLIRILQRASEVAPCLVLTNGTDALHKRIDQLDVLRDSAHPVSFRVSIDSIDRGEHDEGRGEGNFDRAFEGLRLLHARGFHVSIARHMKVDEDTPSVAAQYAALLVEQGLPADLTQVAFPDFLPPGSHADVPGVTTHCMTQFQSEASRRNFMCAFSKMVLKQNNRMRVYACTLVDDDPEYDLGLTLHEAMEQQVSMKHHRCFSCFRYGSSCSEI